Proteins from one Ktedonobacterales bacterium genomic window:
- a CDS encoding roadblock/LC7 domain-containing protein, protein MSELKETLSKFLTIPGVRLAALVGRDGLMIEGVGHDSLEKLEALGAMGSSGLGTAEALGQEIGRGSVVGTLMEYEGGLVSVDPLGDFAFIVTLSDTPNSLGHVRYTVKKTRTLLLEALDAS, encoded by the coding sequence ATGAGTGAGTTAAAGGAGACGCTCTCAAAGTTTCTGACCATTCCTGGCGTGCGCCTGGCGGCGCTGGTGGGCCGCGATGGGCTGATGATTGAGGGGGTGGGCCATGATAGCCTGGAAAAGCTGGAGGCGCTGGGAGCGATGGGGTCTTCGGGGCTGGGGACGGCGGAGGCGCTTGGGCAGGAGATTGGCCGGGGCAGCGTGGTGGGTACGTTGATGGAGTACGAGGGTGGGCTGGTGAGTGTTGACCCGCTCGGCGATTTCGCCTTCATCGTGACGCTTTCCGATACCCCGAATAGCCTGGGCCATGTGCGCTATACTGTCAAGAAGACGCGAACGCTGCTGCTCGAAGCACTGGATGCCTCATAA
- a CDS encoding ABC transporter substrate-binding protein: MQRRFFAMITLLFVLTVLLTACGSTASSPQTSCPTLKAQDFFGNDIAFSCTAPKKIVTLIPAESEIVAALGLDAKVIAVDYYTDYPAGLASKEKISNASGVYNIEEIVALKPDLVLSDSGITERSFSGHVDSKLVSLGLHVVDLPFTHTLSDVLHNISIVGALTLTQTKAQQVVANLQQRINAVKNKVAGQSQHPTVYLEEDYSTPGSPFTVGAGSKEDDLIQEAGGVNIFADNTTNGGYPQVSDEAVIKDNPQVIILGDGIAPQQVVTRTGWSVIDAVQHQRVYLIDVNLLSRPAPRLVDGFEALAKDLYPSLFS, encoded by the coding sequence ATGCAACGGCGCTTTTTCGCCATGATCACCCTGCTGTTTGTGCTGACTGTCCTGCTGACCGCCTGTGGCAGCACAGCATCCAGCCCGCAGACATCCTGCCCAACGCTCAAAGCTCAAGATTTCTTCGGGAACGACATCGCGTTTTCCTGCACCGCGCCCAAGAAGATCGTCACGCTCATCCCTGCCGAAAGCGAGATCGTCGCCGCCCTGGGACTGGACGCGAAGGTCATCGCCGTTGACTACTACACCGACTACCCGGCTGGCCTTGCCAGCAAAGAGAAAATCAGCAACGCTAGCGGCGTCTATAACATCGAGGAGATTGTCGCCCTCAAACCCGATCTGGTTCTGAGCGACAGCGGCATCACCGAAAGAAGCTTCAGCGGCCATGTTGACAGCAAGCTTGTCAGCCTGGGCCTGCATGTCGTTGACCTGCCCTTTACCCACACGCTCAGCGATGTGCTGCATAATATCTCTATCGTCGGCGCGCTTACTTTGACGCAGACTAAAGCCCAGCAAGTGGTAGCGAACCTGCAACAACGCATCAACGCCGTCAAAAATAAGGTGGCAGGCCAATCTCAGCATCCAACCGTCTATCTGGAAGAAGATTACAGCACCCCTGGCTCGCCCTTTACAGTAGGCGCTGGCTCAAAGGAGGATGACCTCATTCAGGAGGCCGGAGGGGTGAATATCTTCGCAGACAATACCACCAACGGCGGGTATCCGCAGGTCAGCGATGAAGCCGTGATTAAAGACAATCCCCAGGTTATCATCCTGGGCGATGGCATCGCCCCGCAGCAAGTCGTCACGCGCACCGGCTGGAGCGTTATTGACGCAGTGCAGCATCAGCGTGTCTACCTCATTGATGTCAACCTGCTCTCGCGGCCTGCCCCG